The following is a genomic window from Colletotrichum lupini chromosome 5, complete sequence.
GTCACCTTTGGACTTCATGCTGCCTGCATGTCTTTTCCTCATCTAGAACCCGGGTCCTGCATCCATGATTTCCGTCCGGCTTCTTTCAGCATTCTTATTGGACTTTGAATGAGTGCTCAAAGTCGAGAATCTTTACAGTGAGCAAACTGCTTCAGTCTCATCCTCAAAACTCACATCTTCTTCTGGCGATGTCTCCCACTGACCAGAGACCAAGGCAACCCCAAACCATAATCTGGCTCAAGACCTCAGACCAGTCCTTTGCAATCCACAAGTCCCTCCTAGTAGAGTCCTCAAAATACTTCCAACGCTGCCTCGACGGACCCTTCGCCGAATCCCACACAAACACAATCGACCTCAACGACACCGACGACAACGCAGACGGAAACGACGGCGAAGTCAACGTCAGCATCAGCCCGCTGACCCTAGGCACCTACGTGAAACTATGCTACTTCACCCGCCTCACGGCCCAGCGCGTCAAACGCTGCCGCCGCAACGCGGCGGACCGCCCGGGCGAGGACGCCGTCTACTACGAGGTCTCCCCCTTCTCCCTGAAACCCTGCGACATGCACACCCCGCACGACCTGACGGAGCTCGTCGACATGTGGTCCCTCTGCGACCGCTTCCACGACGACCTGCTCCTGGGGAAAGTGTCCACCGCCATCCGCGAGACGCTCGACGTCGGGGCCGCGAAGCTCGGCGGCagctgcggcggcggcggcggaggcggtGATGCACAGCAGCAACACGGCGCCGAGTGGTGGGTCTTCAACTTCGCCAACGGCTACGTCGCGCTGGCGAGCCTTCACCGGAGGAGAGACGACGACGTCGAGGGGTTGATGGAGAGGTTGCGGGATCTGTTTGTGCAAAACTGTTCGCCGGCTTCGTGGGAGAGGCTCGCGGGCCAGTTGCCTAGCGAGTTCGTGGTTGCGGCGTCGATTGCGTTCCAGGCCAAGATGGCGACGTTGATGCCGCACGAGGCGGCGATTGCAAGGGTCAATGGGGCGAGTCTGTGTTATGAGTGTAAGACTAGGGTGCAGACGGCTTTGAAGAGATGAAGATAGATGTACGTTTTTCTCTTGGATCCGTTTCTAATGATTGTTTCGGCTGCAAATGGGATGCCAAAGCGGTCATTTTTCGGCTGTGACAGCAGAAGAGGAATTCCTTCAGACCTGCCATGAGGGCTATTATTGAGTTGATGTGGATTCCCTTACACTATGAAGACCAGATTACGTCTGTCTTATAGGGTAAGCCAAAGTCGATGCACGGTGGTGTTTGTTTTGGGATCAAAGCCTTGGTGGTCTACGATCCTCGTGGTTCCCTCCATCCTGTATCTTGGACAAAGACAATAGACAGAATCGCTGGCTGTATGAGTACTCCTCATGTTCTGAAAACCGATAGATAGGCCCAGACTTTGGCTGCTCCACAGTGAGGGCTGAAAATCACTATGATCACCTGCTTGGATGACGGTGAGTAGCCCTCGATATCTCATGGCTGACATGCAGAGGAGCTTCAACTGATCAACGTCTACGAGATCCCTCAATCACCGTGATATCCCGCATATAACTCTGCTTGAAATGTAAAGCAGATATCATTGATGCACGTAATACCTGAGCCGAATTCTTTCCTCCCACCCAACCATCTTTTGTACGCGCCACAATGGTATACATGGAACCGACACCCCTCGAACCCCTTTCTATATGCACCTAATCTGCTCCACCAGCTTCAACAAACACACTTCATCATCTCTTTAAAACTCTCTTACACCAAACATCCATCCCCATCACATCCTCATTGCTTTCCCTGACTAACATCAGGATACACATCAAACCTCCTCTGCGAATTAATAGGAATATTCCTCCTCGCCTCCTCAATCTTCTCACCCTCCAACTCCCACGAAACGGttccctccccctcctccgcCTCGACAAGCACATTCGCCATCGGGTCGATAATCAACGAGTGTCCCCAAGCGTGGTACGTCGCGCCCATGTCCCGCGCGGGACTGCACATGGCCACGTAAATCTGGTTATCCACCGCCCTCCCCTGCCCCAGCAGCCGCCAGTGCATCGGCCCCGTCGTCAAGTTGAAGGCGCCCGGGTACACGAGCGCGAAGCACCCCCTGCGCGCGGCGATGGCCGCCAGCTCGGGGAACCGCACGTCGTAGCAGATGGCCACCGAGATCCGCCCGTACTCGGGGAGGTCCACGACGGTGACCTGGTCGCCGGGGCTCAACACCTCGCTCTCCTTGAAGGTGATCTTGCCCGGGATATCGATGTCGAACAGATGCACCTTGCGATGCGTCGCCAACAACTTCCCCTCGGGCGAAAAGATCAAGCTCGTGTTGTAGAATTTCCCCGTCTCGGCATCCAGCTCCGGGACGGAGCCACCGACGAGGTAGCTCCCGCTCTCGCTCGCCATGGCCGCCAACGCGTGGAAGCTGGGGCTCTGTTCCTTGGTGGGCGGGGACGGGAGCAGCGTCTCGGCGTACTTTGGGAAGTAGTCGCACCCGTAGGGCGAGTTGAAGCACTCGGGCAGGACGACGATTTTGGCGCCGGCGGCGCTGGCCTGGAGGACCTTGGCGCGGGCGTTGGCGAGGTTGGCGGCCTTGTCGGCGCCCGAGGCGAGCTGGATGCAGGCTAGCTTGACGGGCTTCTTGAG
Proteins encoded in this region:
- a CDS encoding carbon-nitrogen hydrolase, which produces MRLAFRTLRTLSTTITNSPAHRLVPFGNFHRNVRKMSSLPSPVLKKPVKLACIQLASGADKAANLANARAKVLQASAAGAKIVVLPECFNSPYGCDYFPKYAETLLPSPPTKEQSPSFHALAAMASESGSYLVGGSVPELDAETGKFYNTSLIFSPEGKLLATHRKVHLFDIDIPGKITFKESEVLSPGDQVTVVDLPEYGRISVAICYDVRFPELAAIAARRGCFALVYPGAFNLTTGPMHWRLLGQGRAVDNQIYVAMCSPARDMGATYHAWGHSLIIDPMANVLVEAEEGEGTVSWELEGEKIEEARRNIPINSQRRFDVYPDVSQGKQ